Part of the Planococcus plakortidis genome is shown below.
CCGCGTTTTCCGAAATGATCGCCTCGGAATGCTTCGTGCCGTACTGATTGATATGCTTGACCACTTCGTCGACGCTTCCTACCATTTTCAGCGCGAGTTCGTAAGCCAAGTATTCCGTTCCCCAGTCCGCGTCTTCCGCCGGGATGATGCCGCTTCCTGATTGCTGCGCCTTGTCATCGCCGTGGATTTTCACGTCTTTTGCCTGCAAGGCTTCAATCAGTTCCGGCAGATGCTGCTCAGCCCATTTCTCGTGGACAAGAATGGTTTCGCACGAGTTGCAGACGGAAGGACGCTGGGTTTTTGCGTTCAATGCGATATCGATCGCCATGTCCTTGTCCGCTGTCTCATCGATATAGACGTGGCAATTGCCTGCGCCTGTCTCCAGTACCGGCACGGTCGAGTCCGCCACCACTGTTTTGATCAAGTTGGCGCCGCCGCGCGGAATCAACACATCCAAATAGTCGTTCAGCTTGAACATGGCAGATGCCGCTTCCCGGCTTGTATCTTCGAGTAATTGCACGGAATCGACCGGCAATTCACTTTGTTCAAGCGCGCGGTGGATGACCGAAACGATCGCCGTGTTCGAGTGGATCGCTGTTGAGCTGCCGCGCAGGACGACGGCATTGCCGGTTTTCAGGCACAGGCTCGATGCATCCACCGTGACGTTCGGGCGGGCTTCGTAAATCATGCCCACCACGCCAAGCGGCACGCGCACTTTCGTCATGTCGAGGCCGTTCGGCTGTTGCCAATGCTCGAGCACTTCACCGACAGGGTCCGTGAGCTCGGTCAATTGGATCAACGCATCCGCCATTTCCGCAAGGCGCCCTTCGTCGAGCTTCAGGCGGTCGACGAGCGATTCGCTCATGCCGCTTGCCCGCCCGGCTTCGATGTCTTTCGCGTTTTCTTTTAGAATGAAATCTTTTTCAGCCATTAGTTGCTGAGAAATGAGTTCCAATGCTTTATTTTTTAGTGTGGTGTCGGCTTTTGCGAGTTCTCCCGCTGCCGCTTTCGCTTTTTTCGCTTTCTGTACCAGTTCCGTCTCCAAAGCTGCTTCCTTTTGAAGAACTTCTGTCATCCAATCTTCTCCTTTCGAATTTCCGTTCCTTACGCTAATTCCTTAACGGGTTTTGCGATATACGTACCATCACCGTCGCCATTCATGATCTCGACCAATTTTTCATTGCCTTCTCCCGTGCCGATGA
Proteins encoded:
- a CDS encoding glutamate-5-semialdehyde dehydrogenase, whose translation is MTEVLQKEAALETELVQKAKKAKAAAGELAKADTTLKNKALELISQQLMAEKDFILKENAKDIEAGRASGMSESLVDRLKLDEGRLAEMADALIQLTELTDPVGEVLEHWQQPNGLDMTKVRVPLGVVGMIYEARPNVTVDASSLCLKTGNAVVLRGSSTAIHSNTAIVSVIHRALEQSELPVDSVQLLEDTSREAASAMFKLNDYLDVLIPRGGANLIKTVVADSTVPVLETGAGNCHVYIDETADKDMAIDIALNAKTQRPSVCNSCETILVHEKWAEQHLPELIEALQAKDVKIHGDDKAQQSGSGIIPAEDADWGTEYLAYELALKMVGSVDEVVKHINQYGTKHSEAIISENADSVQQFFTEVDAAAVYHNASTRFTDGFEFGFGAEIGISTQKLHARGPMGLPALTSTKYIIKGNGQTK